From one Conyzicola nivalis genomic stretch:
- a CDS encoding NUDIX domain-containing protein has protein sequence MPTSADHSAGILLYRRRETLEVFIGHMGGPIWARRDAAAWSIPKGLIEPGEDEFETARREFAEEIGQPAPRAEYVRLGDFRYVSGKVVTVFAAEGDLHFDEHAFASNPVTVEWPRGSGREITFPEIDRAEWCSAEVARTRLVKGQVPALGALEATLR, from the coding sequence ATGCCTACCTCCGCCGACCACAGCGCGGGCATCCTGCTGTACCGGCGACGCGAGACGCTCGAAGTGTTCATCGGCCACATGGGCGGCCCGATCTGGGCGAGACGGGATGCCGCGGCGTGGTCGATCCCGAAGGGACTCATCGAACCCGGCGAAGACGAGTTCGAGACCGCCCGGCGCGAATTCGCCGAGGAGATCGGCCAGCCCGCACCTCGGGCCGAGTACGTGAGGCTCGGCGACTTCCGGTACGTGTCGGGCAAGGTCGTGACTGTGTTCGCGGCCGAGGGCGACCTGCATTTCGACGAGCACGCCTTCGCGAGCAACCCCGTCACCGTCGAGTGGCCGCGCGGAAGCGGGCGCGAGATCACCTTTCCCGAAATCGACCGCGCCGAGTGGTGCTCGGCGGAAGTCGCGCGCACGAGACTCGTCAAGGGCCAGGTGCCGGCGCTGGGCGCGCTCGAGGCGACGCTGCGCTAG
- a CDS encoding rhamnogalacturonan lyase family protein: MPDPVTHDRRRMRVAAAASTVAVAALIGAIATPGLANAAPVAPLAYDFGTATSVVAAGHTRVSSTTLYTADLGYGFTSLATLIDRDRGAASGDVQRDFVTGTSPIEFKADIPNGEYQITAWTGDMIASSSTNISFEGVALGNQSSASGVVAERVAPSVVVSDGQLNVVYTGNSPRINGLRIEPTIAAPTALAVTSVNALATPPSVDLAWQPVDGASGYRLFRSTTATGASGPVAEVTAPAATDATVTLGLEYFYTVVALNASGQPSGPSNQVNAKIVDADTPVPAVPTGFTLGVVNRNDVTFSWTADDTATGYTVERGLTADGPFQTVGTTTAPTFTDTMVLTTRAYFYRVIAVNAGGASAASASFATPVATTLVRQAEYLDRAPVAVKTDDGVYLGWRMLGLDSDDISFAVYRDGARISSTPITGSTNLVDPDGTEQSQYFVTAQIGDREVTVTDAFGVWAEQHLDIPLDKPADGVHANGLAYTYSPGDASVGDLDGDGEYEIVMLWSPSDSKDNSQAGYTGEVFVDAYRLDGTKLWRIQLGKNIRAGAHYTQVQVFDYDGDGKAEVAFKTADGTVDGAGTVIGNAAADYRNSGGYILSGPEFLTVFDGATGAAIDTVDYEPGRGNVASWGDSYGNRVDRFLAGTAYLDGEHPSLVVSRGYYTRTVIVTYDLVAGELVKRWSFDSNTAGAQYTGQGNHNLSVADVDGDGLDEITFGAMALDDDGSVLYNTNLHHGDASHLTDHIPSRPGLEVYSVFEDLGANGGIAAAMRDAKTGEVIWSTKGTRDTGRGAAGDIDPTHAGNEAWSIGGDYAWNSRVGTLKTAEGEQLSTSIPAANFLTWWDGDLLREITDHAWDATALTGVPTISKWDWTTNESVEVFRATGTRSNNGTKGNPVLQADLFGDWREEIVTRGDDGTFLRVFTTVDETEHRIRTLMHDPVYRAGVAWQNTAYNQPPHTGFFLGDGMATPAAPSIAYVAHQTVTDDTAPVLAGLPSGTVATPVQLGVTATDAESGVRTLEVTLDGAAVAPDALVAAEPGERELVVRAVNNAGLETVERVTLLVLPADSAKTAPGRGTLTSTSGRENGLHDGNYGITMNLWWGENGTAFRLYENGILVSTKLLADQSPLAQTAGFAVTGKPNGRYVYTGELINSKGVTATTSVTVVVNAANPGVAVLSHNNWDGDGAFAVTGNLWWDTNGTSYTLFENGVAVSSGPLVGSSPSAQKIAVPLTGRAVGSYEYRLELANAAGATSSAPLTVVVKK; encoded by the coding sequence ATGCCCGACCCCGTCACCCATGATCGGCGCCGCATGCGCGTCGCTGCCGCGGCCAGCACGGTCGCCGTCGCGGCCCTGATCGGCGCTATCGCCACCCCCGGCCTGGCCAACGCCGCGCCGGTCGCGCCGCTCGCCTACGACTTCGGCACGGCCACATCCGTGGTCGCGGCCGGCCACACCCGGGTCAGTTCGACGACCCTCTACACCGCCGACCTCGGGTACGGCTTCACCAGCCTGGCCACGCTCATCGACCGTGACCGGGGCGCCGCGAGCGGCGACGTGCAACGCGACTTCGTCACCGGCACCTCGCCGATCGAATTCAAGGCCGACATCCCGAACGGCGAATACCAGATCACCGCCTGGACCGGCGACATGATCGCCTCGAGCTCCACGAACATCTCGTTCGAGGGCGTCGCGCTCGGCAACCAGAGTTCCGCGAGCGGCGTCGTCGCCGAACGCGTCGCGCCGAGCGTCGTCGTCTCCGACGGGCAGCTCAACGTGGTCTACACCGGAAACTCGCCGCGCATCAACGGACTCAGGATCGAACCGACGATCGCCGCGCCGACCGCCCTCGCGGTAACCAGCGTCAACGCCCTCGCCACGCCGCCGAGCGTCGACCTCGCCTGGCAGCCCGTCGACGGCGCGAGCGGATACCGCCTGTTCCGCTCGACCACCGCCACCGGCGCGAGCGGCCCGGTCGCCGAGGTCACCGCGCCCGCTGCGACCGACGCCACCGTGACCCTCGGGCTCGAGTACTTCTACACGGTCGTGGCGCTCAACGCGTCGGGCCAGCCGTCCGGCCCGTCCAACCAGGTGAACGCGAAGATCGTCGACGCCGACACTCCCGTTCCCGCCGTGCCCACCGGATTCACCCTCGGCGTGGTCAACCGCAACGACGTCACCTTCTCCTGGACCGCGGATGACACGGCCACCGGCTACACCGTCGAGCGGGGTCTCACGGCGGACGGCCCGTTCCAGACTGTCGGCACCACTACCGCGCCGACCTTCACCGACACCATGGTTCTCACGACCCGGGCATATTTCTACCGGGTCATCGCGGTGAACGCCGGCGGAGCATCCGCGGCTTCTGCGTCCTTCGCGACCCCGGTGGCGACGACCCTCGTTCGCCAGGCCGAGTACCTCGACCGCGCGCCCGTGGCCGTCAAGACCGACGACGGCGTCTATCTCGGCTGGCGCATGCTCGGACTCGACAGCGACGACATCTCGTTCGCCGTCTACCGCGACGGCGCACGCATCAGCAGCACGCCGATCACCGGCAGCACCAACCTCGTCGACCCGGACGGCACCGAGCAGTCCCAATACTTCGTCACGGCGCAGATCGGCGACCGGGAGGTCACCGTGACCGACGCGTTCGGCGTCTGGGCCGAGCAGCACCTCGACATCCCGCTCGACAAGCCGGCCGACGGCGTCCACGCGAACGGGCTGGCCTACACCTACTCCCCCGGTGACGCGAGCGTCGGCGACCTCGACGGCGACGGCGAGTACGAGATCGTGATGCTGTGGAGCCCGTCCGATTCGAAGGACAACTCGCAGGCGGGCTACACGGGCGAGGTCTTCGTCGACGCGTACCGGTTAGACGGCACGAAGCTCTGGCGCATCCAGCTCGGCAAGAACATCCGTGCCGGCGCGCACTACACGCAGGTGCAGGTCTTCGACTACGACGGCGACGGGAAGGCCGAGGTCGCGTTCAAGACCGCGGACGGCACCGTCGACGGCGCGGGCACCGTGATCGGCAACGCCGCCGCCGACTACCGCAACAGCGGCGGGTACATCCTGAGCGGCCCAGAATTCCTCACGGTGTTCGACGGCGCGACGGGAGCAGCGATCGACACCGTCGACTACGAGCCGGGGCGCGGCAACGTCGCGTCGTGGGGTGACTCCTACGGCAACCGGGTCGATCGCTTCCTCGCCGGCACGGCCTACCTCGACGGGGAACACCCGAGCCTCGTGGTCAGCCGCGGCTACTACACGCGCACGGTCATCGTCACGTACGATCTGGTCGCGGGCGAGCTCGTGAAGCGCTGGAGCTTCGACTCGAACACGGCCGGCGCGCAGTACACCGGTCAGGGCAACCACAACCTCTCGGTGGCCGACGTCGACGGCGACGGCCTCGACGAGATCACGTTCGGCGCCATGGCGCTCGACGACGACGGCAGCGTGCTCTACAACACCAACCTGCACCACGGTGACGCGTCGCACCTCACCGACCACATCCCGAGCCGGCCCGGTCTCGAGGTCTACAGCGTGTTCGAGGACCTCGGCGCCAACGGCGGCATCGCGGCCGCCATGCGCGACGCGAAGACCGGCGAGGTGATCTGGTCGACGAAGGGCACGAGGGACACCGGTCGCGGAGCCGCGGGCGACATCGATCCGACGCACGCGGGCAACGAGGCGTGGTCGATCGGCGGGGACTACGCGTGGAACTCGCGCGTCGGAACGCTGAAGACCGCCGAGGGAGAACAGCTCTCGACGAGCATCCCGGCCGCCAACTTCCTCACCTGGTGGGACGGCGACCTGCTGCGCGAGATCACCGACCACGCCTGGGACGCCACGGCGCTCACCGGTGTGCCGACCATCTCCAAGTGGGACTGGACGACCAACGAGTCGGTCGAGGTGTTCCGCGCCACGGGCACCCGATCGAACAACGGCACGAAGGGCAACCCGGTGCTGCAGGCCGACCTGTTCGGCGACTGGCGCGAGGAGATCGTGACGCGCGGCGACGACGGGACGTTCCTGCGGGTGTTCACGACGGTGGATGAAACGGAGCACCGCATCCGCACCCTCATGCACGACCCCGTCTACCGCGCCGGCGTCGCCTGGCAGAACACCGCCTACAACCAGCCGCCGCACACGGGTTTCTTCCTGGGCGACGGCATGGCGACCCCCGCGGCTCCGTCGATCGCGTACGTCGCCCATCAGACGGTGACGGATGACACGGCTCCCGTTCTCGCAGGGCTGCCGTCGGGCACGGTAGCGACACCCGTGCAGCTCGGCGTCACGGCGACGGACGCCGAGAGCGGCGTGCGCACCCTCGAGGTGACGCTCGACGGTGCGGCGGTCGCACCCGACGCGCTCGTCGCCGCCGAGCCGGGCGAACGCGAGCTGGTCGTGCGCGCCGTGAACAACGCCGGTCTCGAGACGGTGGAGCGGGTCACGCTGCTCGTGCTGCCCGCGGACTCGGCGAAGACGGCGCCCGGTCGTGGCACGCTCACGTCGACCAGCGGCCGGGAGAACGGGCTGCACGACGGCAACTACGGCATCACCATGAACCTGTGGTGGGGCGAGAACGGCACGGCGTTCCGGCTCTACGAGAACGGCATCCTGGTGAGCACGAAACTGCTCGCCGACCAGTCGCCGCTCGCGCAGACCGCCGGGTTCGCGGTGACCGGCAAGCCGAACGGTCGCTACGTCTACACGGGCGAGCTGATCAACTCCAAGGGCGTGACCGCGACGACGTCGGTGACGGTCGTGGTGAACGCGGCCAACCCCGGCGTCGCGGTGCTGAGCCACAACAACTGGGACGGCGACGGCGCGTTCGCCGTGACCGGCAACCTGTGGTGGGATACGAACGGCACGTCGTACACCCTGTTCGAGAACGGGGTGGCCGTGTCATCCGGGCCCCTCGTCGGATCGTCGCCCAGCGCGCAGAAGATCGCCGTGCCGCTCACCGGACGGGCGGTCGGCAGCTATGAGTACCGGCTCGAGTTGGCGAACGCGGCCGGCGCGACGTCGAGTGCGCCGCTGACGGTGGTGGTCAAGAAATAG
- a CDS encoding MFS transporter produces the protein MSATRPAERLLAPQYFWTTVGAITLIFLGAFESLAVTTIMPTVSRELDGEALYSLAFSATLAASVIGMVVAGGWSDRRGPSGPLVASMVVFVVGLVLSGTAENMPVFIVGRFLQGLGSGATIVALYVVVARIYPAALHPRMFGAFATAWVLPSLIGPPVAGAVADTVGWHWVFLGVGAICVVAAGAIVPALRHLRSVDVVVGTSGARWAVLWAIVVAIAVLAIGLGGENGGPFAWPIVGVAFVVVVIALRPLLPRGTLVARRGLPATVLLRGAVAAPFFATEVYLPYLLHEQYGLPSWLAGLILTVGALSWAAGSTLQGRLGDRMSHAATVRIGAAIVFAGIAVELLTAALLLTPIVAAAGWLLAGGGMGLLFPRLSTLVLSLSSDTDQGFNSSALTIADSTAAATAIAFAGLVFTAFGAASGGGFVAALALTTVLALVAIPIAARVHARTPVVE, from the coding sequence ATGAGTGCCACCCGACCAGCAGAACGACTTCTCGCCCCGCAGTACTTCTGGACAACGGTCGGCGCCATCACCCTGATTTTCCTCGGCGCGTTCGAGTCGCTCGCCGTGACCACGATAATGCCCACCGTCAGCCGCGAACTCGACGGCGAGGCGCTCTATTCGCTCGCCTTCTCGGCCACGCTGGCGGCCAGTGTGATCGGCATGGTCGTCGCGGGCGGCTGGTCCGACCGGCGTGGACCGTCCGGACCGCTCGTCGCCTCGATGGTCGTCTTCGTCGTCGGTCTGGTGCTCTCCGGTACGGCCGAGAACATGCCCGTGTTCATCGTCGGCCGTTTCCTGCAGGGCCTCGGCTCTGGCGCGACGATCGTCGCGCTCTACGTCGTCGTCGCGCGCATCTACCCGGCCGCGCTGCACCCGCGCATGTTCGGCGCCTTCGCGACGGCGTGGGTGTTGCCGTCGCTCATCGGTCCGCCCGTCGCCGGTGCCGTGGCCGACACGGTCGGCTGGCACTGGGTGTTCCTCGGTGTCGGGGCGATCTGCGTGGTGGCCGCCGGGGCGATCGTCCCCGCGCTGCGCCACCTGCGGTCGGTGGACGTCGTCGTCGGAACGTCGGGCGCCCGCTGGGCGGTTCTCTGGGCGATCGTGGTCGCCATCGCGGTGCTCGCCATCGGGCTCGGCGGCGAAAACGGCGGACCGTTCGCCTGGCCCATCGTCGGGGTGGCCTTCGTGGTCGTGGTGATCGCGCTGCGTCCGCTGCTGCCGCGCGGCACCCTGGTCGCGCGACGCGGTCTGCCCGCGACCGTGCTGCTGCGCGGCGCGGTCGCGGCGCCGTTCTTCGCGACCGAGGTCTACCTGCCCTACCTGCTGCACGAACAGTACGGCCTGCCGTCGTGGCTCGCGGGCCTCATCCTCACGGTCGGCGCGCTGTCGTGGGCCGCCGGATCGACCCTGCAGGGGCGCCTCGGTGACCGGATGTCGCATGCCGCTACCGTGCGCATCGGCGCGGCCATCGTCTTCGCCGGTATAGCCGTGGAGCTGCTGACCGCGGCCCTGTTGTTGACCCCGATCGTCGCGGCGGCGGGCTGGCTGCTCGCCGGCGGAGGTATGGGCCTGCTCTTCCCGCGCCTGTCGACCCTCGTACTGTCGCTCTCCAGCGACACCGATCAGGGGTTCAACAGCTCGGCACTGACCATCGCCGACTCGACGGCGGCGGCCACGGCGATCGCGTTCGCCGGTCTGGTCTTCACCGCGTTCGGCGCGGCGAGCGGCGGCGGTTTCGTCGCGGCTCTGGCGTTGACGACGGTGCTGGCCCTGGTCGCGATCCCGATCGCCGCCCGGGTGCACGCGCGCACGCCGGTGGTCGAGTAG
- a CDS encoding DUF1761 domain-containing protein, with protein sequence MAPEINYWAVILATLSSMIVGSVWYTPKVFGTYWMRLAKITPSGNAKDAIWPITITLIVSFITAWVLAGAVYISWDFYGGSFLVNALVTTIILWAGFTAARFITHDAFDGRPSGLTVLNIAHEFVTLVIMALIIGVWPA encoded by the coding sequence ATGGCTCCCGAAATCAACTACTGGGCGGTCATTCTCGCGACGCTGTCGAGCATGATCGTCGGCTCGGTCTGGTACACGCCGAAGGTGTTCGGCACCTATTGGATGCGCTTGGCGAAGATCACGCCCTCGGGCAACGCGAAGGACGCGATCTGGCCCATCACCATCACGCTCATCGTGAGCTTCATCACCGCGTGGGTGCTCGCGGGCGCCGTGTACATCTCGTGGGACTTCTACGGCGGCAGCTTCCTCGTGAACGCGCTGGTGACCACGATCATCCTCTGGGCGGGCTTCACCGCCGCGCGGTTCATCACCCACGACGCCTTCGACGGTCGTCCGAGCGGGCTCACCGTGTTGAACATCGCGCACGAGTTCGTGACGCTCGTGATCATGGCGCTCATCATCGGTGTGTGGCCGGCGTAG
- a CDS encoding DUF1294 domain-containing protein — protein sequence MHALYLGAGVVTFVVYAIDKRAARTGRHRISENTLHLLALLGGWPAAVIAQQTLRHKTAKRSFRAVFWVTAAANVIAFVALTTPVASVLRIAG from the coding sequence GTGCACGCTCTCTACCTTGGCGCCGGCGTCGTGACCTTCGTCGTCTACGCCATCGACAAGAGAGCCGCCCGAACCGGCAGGCACCGCATCTCGGAAAACACCCTGCACCTGCTCGCTCTCCTCGGCGGCTGGCCGGCGGCCGTGATCGCCCAGCAGACGCTGCGGCACAAGACGGCCAAGCGCTCGTTCCGGGCGGTCTTCTGGGTCACCGCGGCCGCGAATGTCATCGCGTTCGTGGCTCTCACGACGCCCGTGGCAAGCGTCTTGCGGATAGCAGGCTGA
- a CDS encoding glycosyl transferase — MIGYYAHHRGAGHLHRAMSIAHELGDDVTILSSSQRPADWTGGWVDLPLDHSPHDRDAAADTTAHGALHWVPLGSDGLRERMGLIADWLRRETPAAVVVDVSVEVAMLVRLHGIPVVSIAQPGDRADAPHSLGYRASSAIVAVWPQGIDALHVADDVAPRIEPVGAISRIATVDPLPRVAGQIAVLAGFGTRGLSSLDAVITEARRALPDANWVVLSGADRETVAHTLRTSALVFAHCGENALAEIAASRVPAVIVPEDRPHDEQHAMGRALAASEMPVAIIDAATDAADVDWARLVNDTAALDGEAWNVWCDGESAARAAAIVRRVALTGGGRAEGDVDGSDGHLSLGADAAPLPSAPLPSAPRTDAA; from the coding sequence GTGATCGGGTACTACGCGCACCACCGCGGCGCCGGCCACCTGCACCGCGCCATGTCGATCGCGCACGAGCTGGGCGACGACGTCACCATCCTCTCGTCGTCGCAACGCCCCGCCGACTGGACCGGCGGCTGGGTCGACCTGCCCCTCGACCACTCCCCGCACGACCGGGACGCCGCCGCGGATACCACCGCCCACGGCGCCCTGCACTGGGTTCCGCTCGGCTCGGACGGACTGCGCGAACGCATGGGACTCATCGCCGACTGGCTCCGCCGCGAGACGCCCGCCGCCGTCGTGGTCGACGTCTCGGTCGAGGTCGCGATGCTGGTGCGGTTGCACGGGATCCCCGTCGTCTCGATAGCCCAACCGGGCGATAGAGCGGATGCGCCCCACTCGCTGGGCTACCGCGCGTCGAGCGCGATCGTCGCCGTCTGGCCGCAGGGTATCGACGCACTCCACGTCGCGGACGATGTCGCACCCCGCATCGAACCCGTCGGCGCCATCAGCCGCATCGCCACCGTCGACCCGCTGCCCCGCGTCGCCGGCCAGATCGCCGTGCTCGCGGGCTTCGGCACGCGCGGGCTCAGTTCGCTCGACGCCGTGATCACCGAAGCGCGACGCGCCCTCCCCGACGCGAACTGGGTCGTGCTCTCCGGCGCCGACCGGGAGACCGTCGCGCACACGCTGCGCACGTCGGCCCTCGTGTTCGCCCACTGCGGCGAGAACGCGCTGGCCGAGATCGCCGCGTCGAGGGTGCCGGCGGTCATCGTTCCCGAGGACCGACCCCACGACGAGCAGCACGCGATGGGCCGTGCCCTCGCGGCGAGCGAGATGCCGGTAGCGATCATCGACGCCGCAACGGACGCGGCCGACGTCGACTGGGCCCGGCTCGTGAACGACACCGCGGCGCTCGACGGCGAGGCGTGGAACGTCTGGTGCGACGGGGAGTCGGCCGCCCGCGCGGCGGCGATCGTGCGGCGCGTGGCGCTGACCGGCGGCGGCCGAGCAGAAGGCGACGTCGACGGCAGCGACGGGCACCTTTCTCTCGGTGCCGACGCCGCTCCCCTGCCTTCCGCTCCCCTGCCTTCCGCTCCCCGGACCGACGCAGCGTGA
- a CDS encoding glycosyltransferase family 2 protein, whose protein sequence is MRVAVVTIASGRHDHLARQHAGLALSTRPADDYIVVAMGDPELAGWAPGGVPAPLVVDVPVDGRLPLAAARNRGAGLAFERGADVVVFLDVDCIPHPRLLDLYAKAAEQHPRSLVAGPVGYLPEGVDYASPETFDDAAHVHAFRPNPAPGEIELGHHDLFWSLSFAVDRAAWNDLGGFFEGYHGYGGEDTDFGLAAEDAGIDLVWVGGAVAYHQFHETQDPPVQHLDDILVNGALFESRWGFWPMRGWLDEFERLGLVGRDAAGLYTRIGVTT, encoded by the coding sequence GTGAGGGTCGCGGTCGTCACCATCGCGTCGGGCCGGCACGACCATCTCGCCCGCCAACACGCGGGCCTCGCGCTCTCTACGCGACCGGCCGACGACTACATCGTCGTGGCGATGGGTGATCCCGAACTGGCCGGCTGGGCGCCCGGCGGTGTCCCCGCTCCGCTCGTCGTCGACGTGCCGGTCGACGGCAGACTTCCTCTCGCCGCCGCGCGCAATCGCGGTGCGGGCCTCGCCTTCGAACGCGGCGCCGACGTCGTGGTGTTCCTCGACGTGGACTGCATTCCGCACCCGCGGCTGCTCGACCTGTATGCGAAAGCGGCGGAGCAGCATCCGCGGTCTCTTGTCGCCGGACCCGTCGGCTACCTGCCCGAGGGCGTCGACTACGCCAGCCCCGAGACCTTCGACGACGCCGCTCACGTGCACGCGTTCCGTCCGAACCCGGCGCCCGGCGAGATCGAACTGGGCCACCACGACCTGTTCTGGTCGCTGTCGTTCGCGGTCGACCGGGCGGCGTGGAACGACCTCGGCGGGTTCTTCGAGGGCTACCACGGGTACGGCGGCGAAGACACCGACTTCGGACTCGCGGCCGAAGACGCCGGGATCGACCTGGTCTGGGTGGGCGGCGCGGTCGCGTACCACCAGTTCCACGAGACGCAGGATCCGCCGGTGCAGCACCTCGACGACATTCTCGTCAACGGCGCCCTGTTCGAAAGCCGCTGGGGCTTCTGGCCCATGCGCGGTTGGCTCGACGAGTTCGAACGCCTCGGCCTCGTGGGTCGCGACGCGGCCGGCTTATACACCCGAATCGGAGTCACCACGTGA
- a CDS encoding glycosyltransferase, with amino-acid sequence MRIALLSHMHHPIAEPYEGGTEAHTAMLADELVARGHDVTLFAKDGSVSDADIYPLVPKDFEFTNLASPLVRKQQQGFLAEAVHHSIEAIHDGEFDVVLNNSLSSLPFSSMRELPMLTVLHTPANLDDVTAIVSRPNWTPSPLHRYVTVSESNARGWRGLLPEVDVVPNGIKLDRWQPKVAHTPGLAVWGARITREKGLHLAIDAARSAGMQFEFAGPVSRQDYFDTEIAPRLGTDVRYRGHLPHRELADFFASGEVFVSSPLWEEPFGLTVVEALASGTPVAALPNGAVSELLGERGGCMSRSTDAAALASAITRARRIDRSEALAASRRFDFGGMVDAYELVLADLCPVPVERSA; translated from the coding sequence GTGAGAATCGCGCTGCTCAGCCACATGCACCACCCCATCGCCGAACCGTACGAGGGCGGGACCGAGGCGCACACCGCCATGCTCGCCGACGAGCTGGTCGCCCGTGGACACGACGTGACGCTGTTCGCGAAGGACGGCTCGGTGAGCGACGCCGACATCTACCCCCTCGTGCCGAAAGACTTCGAGTTCACCAACCTCGCGAGCCCGCTCGTGCGCAAACAGCAGCAGGGCTTCCTGGCCGAGGCCGTGCATCACAGCATCGAGGCCATCCACGACGGCGAGTTCGACGTCGTGCTGAACAACTCGCTCAGCTCGCTGCCCTTCAGTTCGATGCGCGAGCTGCCGATGCTCACCGTGTTGCACACGCCCGCCAATCTCGACGACGTGACCGCGATCGTCAGCCGCCCGAACTGGACGCCGAGCCCCCTGCACCGCTACGTCACGGTGTCCGAGTCGAACGCGCGCGGCTGGCGCGGCCTGCTGCCCGAGGTCGACGTGGTACCGAACGGCATCAAGCTCGACCGTTGGCAGCCCAAGGTCGCGCACACCCCGGGGCTCGCCGTGTGGGGCGCCCGCATCACCCGCGAGAAGGGTCTGCACCTCGCCATCGACGCCGCCCGCAGCGCGGGGATGCAGTTCGAGTTCGCCGGGCCCGTTTCGCGCCAGGACTACTTCGACACGGAGATCGCGCCGCGCCTCGGCACCGATGTGCGGTACCGCGGCCACCTGCCGCACCGCGAACTCGCCGACTTCTTCGCCTCGGGCGAGGTGTTCGTGTCGTCGCCGCTCTGGGAGGAACCGTTCGGACTCACCGTGGTCGAGGCGCTCGCGAGCGGCACGCCCGTGGCGGCCCTGCCCAACGGAGCGGTGAGCGAACTGCTCGGCGAGCGGGGCGGCTGCATGTCGAGATCGACGGATGCCGCGGCTCTCGCATCGGCGATCACCCGGGCACGACGCATCGACCGGTCGGAAGCCCTCGCGGCCTCGCGCCGGTTCGACTTCGGCGGGATGGTCGACGCGTACGAGCTCGTGCTCGCGGACCTGTGCCCGGTGCCGGTCGAACGTTCCGCCTAA
- a CDS encoding DUF3054 domain-containing protein — MRPATRTALLAFLTDAAVVLVFVLIGRASHDEHPVLGALITYWPFFVALMVGWVLARAWKSPLAVLRSGVPIWVTTVALGMVLRVLGDQGVQWSFVIVTSVVLAVFLLGWRAVARLVTARRRARAS, encoded by the coding sequence ATGCGCCCCGCCACCCGAACCGCACTGCTCGCCTTCCTGACCGACGCGGCGGTCGTGCTCGTCTTCGTGCTGATCGGCCGGGCGAGCCACGACGAGCACCCGGTGCTCGGCGCGCTCATTACCTACTGGCCGTTTTTCGTGGCGCTCATGGTGGGCTGGGTGCTGGCCCGCGCCTGGAAGTCTCCGCTGGCCGTGCTGCGCAGTGGCGTGCCGATCTGGGTCACGACTGTCGCGCTCGGCATGGTGCTGCGGGTGCTGGGCGACCAGGGCGTGCAGTGGAGCTTCGTGATCGTGACATCCGTGGTGCTGGCGGTCTTCCTGCTCGGCTGGCGGGCCGTCGCCCGACTGGTGACCGCGCGGCGTCGGGCCCGCGCGAGCTAG
- a CDS encoding NAD(P)H-hydrate epimerase has translation MILGYSAAQLRAAEAPLLEAGVPLMQRAAAGLAREARALVGRDDARVVLLVGTGNNGADALYAGAILARAGADVTIVRTGDRVHDAAIDAALGAGAHEFPPTATADRAGSAAPDGIARLVSSADLVFDGILGTGTSAHPALRGTARDIVAAIIAAGSPTPVVAVDIPSGIHPDDGSVPDPCVLRAALTVTFGGYKAGLLLAPASGFAGEIRLVDIGLSEQLAAMEPLVTR, from the coding sequence ATGATCCTCGGCTACAGCGCGGCCCAGCTGCGGGCCGCCGAAGCGCCCCTGCTCGAGGCGGGCGTCCCGCTCATGCAGCGTGCCGCCGCCGGACTCGCCCGCGAGGCCCGCGCCCTCGTCGGCCGCGACGACGCCCGGGTCGTGCTGCTCGTCGGCACCGGCAACAACGGCGCCGACGCGCTCTACGCCGGCGCGATCCTGGCAAGAGCCGGGGCGGATGTCACGATCGTGCGCACCGGCGACCGGGTGCACGACGCCGCGATCGACGCCGCGCTGGGAGCCGGAGCCCACGAGTTCCCTCCCACCGCGACCGCCGATCGCGCGGGCTCGGCGGCACCCGACGGGATCGCCCGGCTCGTGTCATCCGCGGATCTCGTGTTCGACGGCATCCTCGGAACCGGAACCAGCGCGCATCCGGCCCTCCGCGGAACGGCACGGGACATCGTCGCCGCCATCATCGCGGCCGGAAGCCCAACGCCCGTGGTCGCGGTGGACATTCCGAGCGGCATCCACCCGGACGACGGCAGCGTGCCCGACCCGTGCGTGCTGCGCGCCGCCCTGACGGTGACGTTCGGCGGCTACAAGGCCGGGTTGCTGTTGGCGCCGGCGAGCGGGTTCGCGGGCGAGATCCGGCTCGTCGACATCGGGCTAAGCGAGCAGCTGGCCGCGATGGAGCCGCTGGTGACGCGCTAG